Proteins from a single region of Parasedimentitalea psychrophila:
- the hisN gene encoding histidinol-phosphatase — MTSTAFTDLEIAHMLADAAGTAILPYFRRSDLCAENKLKEGFDPVTIADSAAELAMRAILADHRPQDGIWGEEFGQTLGSSGRSWVLDPIDGTRGFISGTPTWGVLIALSDDQGPFLGIVDQPYTGERFVGSSDGATMTGPLGPQALQTRATTTLDQAILFTTFPEVGTPAERAGFDSVSAQVKLTRYGMDCYAYALLAAGQVDLVIEAGLNAYDIQGPIAVIQAAGGIVTNWQGGPAHNGGRVLAAANPQIHAAALALLKKA, encoded by the coding sequence ATGACCTCAACCGCGTTTACCGATCTCGAGATTGCCCATATGCTGGCGGATGCTGCCGGCACTGCAATCCTGCCCTATTTCCGCCGTTCCGACCTCTGTGCCGAGAACAAGCTGAAAGAGGGGTTTGACCCCGTCACCATCGCCGACAGCGCTGCCGAACTCGCTATGCGGGCGATCTTGGCGGATCACCGGCCTCAGGATGGTATTTGGGGCGAAGAATTCGGGCAGACACTGGGCTCCTCCGGGCGCAGCTGGGTGCTGGACCCGATCGACGGCACCCGCGGCTTTATCAGTGGCACCCCGACCTGGGGCGTCTTGATCGCCCTGAGCGATGACCAGGGGCCGTTTTTGGGCATTGTCGATCAGCCCTATACGGGCGAGCGTTTTGTCGGATCTAGCGATGGCGCAACGATGACCGGACCGCTGGGACCACAGGCCTTGCAAACCCGCGCAACCACCACGCTGGATCAGGCCATTCTGTTCACCACCTTCCCCGAGGTCGGCACCCCAGCCGAACGCGCCGGGTTTGACAGTGTCTCGGCGCAGGTCAAGCTGACCCGCTATGGCATGGATTGTTACGCCTATGCGCTGCTGGCGGCGGGGCAGGTGGATCTGGTGATCGAGGCCGGGCTGAACGCCTATGATATCCAGGGCCCGATCGCGGTGATCCAGGCGGCTGGCGGCATTGTCACCAACTGGCAGGGCGGCCCGGCCCATAACGGCGGCCGGGTGTTGGCGGCGGCCAACCCACAAATCCACGCCGCAGCTTTGGCGCTCCTGAAAAAAGCTTGA
- a CDS encoding DUF1127 domain-containing protein, whose protein sequence is MTYISQTCATAPSRPSLIAGLTARLAVWKQRRALKALDDSALNDIGLSRRQANTEARRSFWDAPDSWRC, encoded by the coding sequence ATGACCTATATCAGCCAAACCTGCGCCACCGCCCCGAGCCGCCCCTCGCTGATCGCCGGGCTGACCGCTCGTCTCGCTGTCTGGAAGCAGCGCCGGGCGCTGAAGGCGCTGGACGACAGCGCCCTCAACGACATCGGCCTGTCGCGGCGCCAAGCCAACACCGAAGCCCGCCGCAGCTTCTGGGATGCGCCGGATAGCT
- a CDS encoding helix-turn-helix domain-containing protein: MAHPVDVHVGKRIRHRRWLTGMTQQQLAEQVGIKFQQIQKYETGANRVSASRLWDISDSLTVPVSFFFEGLEGAADSGSDKSSVPADLMGDKEALDLVRSYYAIPENQRRRLFELARVLSDVA; the protein is encoded by the coding sequence ATGGCTCATCCCGTAGATGTGCATGTGGGCAAGCGGATCCGGCACCGCCGCTGGTTGACTGGCATGACCCAACAGCAGCTGGCCGAACAGGTTGGCATCAAGTTTCAGCAAATCCAAAAATACGAGACCGGCGCCAATCGCGTCAGCGCCTCGCGGCTGTGGGATATTTCGGATTCGCTGACTGTTCCGGTGAGTTTCTTTTTCGAAGGCCTAGAAGGGGCGGCCGATTCAGGATCTGATAAATCCTCGGTGCCCGCCGACCTGATGGGCGACAAGGAAGCTCTCGATCTTGTTCGCTCCTACTATGCGATTCCTGAAAACCAGCGTCGCCGGTTGTTTGAACTGGCCCGGGTGCTCAGCGACGTCGCCTGA
- a CDS encoding LysR family transcriptional regulator: MRNLDITTLRSFMAVADNGGVTRAAGFLHLTQSAVSMQLKRLEELLGQQLLDRSGRTIALTGSGEQLLAYARRIVKLNDEAIGRLTDQVYEGEIVLGVPHDIVYPSIPQVLQRFHAAYPRVRVQLISSYTRNLKEQFSKGKIDLILTTESTSTEDSETLAERPLCWIGAPNGSAWRQRPLPLAYCLHCAFRPKVVAELDKMDIAWDLVVETESDRTVEATVAADLAIQTMIEGTEPPHLAQIDHGGSLPELPVQMVNLYGAEVTGSHIVAEMSGFLRQAFSTVSTPLAAPHWHAA, from the coding sequence ATGCGGAATTTGGATATCACCACCCTGCGGTCATTTATGGCCGTCGCAGACAATGGCGGCGTGACCCGCGCTGCCGGCTTTCTGCATTTGACGCAATCAGCGGTGTCGATGCAGCTCAAACGACTAGAGGAGTTGCTGGGCCAGCAATTGCTGGACCGCTCCGGGCGCACCATTGCCCTGACCGGATCAGGAGAGCAGCTTTTGGCCTATGCCCGCCGCATTGTTAAGCTCAACGACGAGGCGATAGGGCGGCTGACCGATCAGGTCTATGAGGGGGAAATCGTTCTGGGGGTGCCGCATGACATTGTCTACCCGTCGATCCCGCAGGTGTTGCAACGGTTTCACGCCGCCTATCCACGGGTGCGGGTGCAATTGATTTCCAGCTATACTCGCAATCTGAAAGAGCAGTTTTCAAAAGGCAAGATTGATCTGATCCTCACCACCGAAAGCACCAGCACCGAAGACAGCGAGACCCTGGCCGAGCGCCCATTGTGCTGGATCGGGGCGCCAAATGGGTCGGCCTGGCGCCAGCGCCCTCTGCCACTGGCCTATTGTCTTCACTGTGCGTTCCGCCCCAAAGTGGTTGCCGAGTTAGACAAAATGGACATCGCCTGGGATCTGGTGGTGGAAACCGAAAGTGACCGCACGGTCGAAGCCACAGTGGCGGCGGATCTGGCGATCCAAACGATGATTGAAGGCACCGAACCGCCGCATCTGGCGCAGATCGATCATGGCGGCAGCCTGCCGGAGCTGCCGGTGCAGATGGTCAACCTTTATGGGGCCGAGGTCACCGGATCCCATATCGTCGCCGAGATGTCGGGGTTCCTGCGGCAGGCGTTTAGCACCGTCTCCACGCCGCTGGCGGCGCCGCACTGGCACGCCGCCTAA
- a CDS encoding NADPH:quinone oxidoreductase family protein, producing MRAYHMPASGGPPRLLQIDASQPGSEQIQVRIFACGLNFADLLMLNATYQDTPDLPFTLGMEISGVITALGAQVSGFAVGDRVAVFCGHGGLAESGAFAASRAVKIPDQMSFEQAAAFQIAYGTSHVALDHCARLRPGETLLVTGAAGGAGLTAVEIGKQMGARVIAQARGADKLAVARAAGADHLIDAGDDLTEVVKALGGADVVYDVVGGALWKAAFRATNPGGRLLPIGFASGDIPQIPANHLLVKNLTVIGFYIGGYLKSHPEVVRGSLDRLLGWFVEGRLHPHISHCLPLERVAEGMDLLRNRKSTGKVVITMPGQPI from the coding sequence ATGCGTGCGTATCATATGCCTGCCTCCGGCGGCCCTCCCCGGCTGCTGCAAATTGACGCGTCCCAACCGGGATCGGAGCAAATACAGGTCAGGATATTCGCCTGTGGGTTGAACTTCGCAGATCTACTAATGCTGAATGCGACCTATCAGGACACCCCGGATCTGCCCTTCACCCTGGGCATGGAGATTTCCGGCGTCATCACCGCGCTTGGGGCGCAGGTTTCCGGGTTTGCAGTGGGGGATCGGGTTGCAGTGTTCTGCGGCCACGGCGGGCTGGCGGAAAGTGGCGCATTTGCGGCCAGCCGTGCGGTGAAGATCCCCGACCAGATGAGCTTTGAGCAGGCAGCCGCGTTTCAGATCGCTTATGGCACCAGCCATGTGGCGTTGGATCACTGTGCCCGGTTGCGCCCCGGCGAAACGCTGCTGGTGACTGGTGCGGCCGGCGGCGCCGGTCTGACCGCCGTCGAGATCGGCAAGCAGATGGGCGCCCGGGTGATTGCGCAGGCCCGCGGGGCTGACAAATTGGCGGTGGCGCGCGCCGCCGGGGCAGACCACCTGATTGATGCCGGTGACGATTTAACAGAGGTGGTGAAGGCGCTGGGAGGGGCGGATGTGGTTTATGATGTGGTCGGCGGCGCGCTGTGGAAAGCCGCCTTCCGCGCCACAAATCCCGGCGGCCGCCTGCTGCCTATTGGCTTCGCCAGCGGTGACATCCCGCAGATCCCGGCCAATCATCTGCTGGTCAAGAATCTGACCGTCATCGGCTTTTACATTGGAGGCTATCTCAAATCCCACCCCGAGGTGGTGCGCGGGTCTCTGGACAGGCTGCTGGGCTGGTTTGTCGAGGGGCGGTTGCATCCGCATATCAGCCACTGCCTGCCGCTGGAGCGGGTGGCCGAGGGCATGGATTTGCTGCGCAATCGCAAGTCGACAGGCAAGGTGGTGATTACCATGCCGGGGCAGCCCATCTAG